In Desulfobulbus oralis, one DNA window encodes the following:
- a CDS encoding DnaB-like helicase C-terminal domain-containing protein, with protein MSTSEAIGRFYQAHLPGAALHNKILRAPCPFCATQAGNREAGELVVLLNQDSFFYGHFRCSRRCVPGGFPLHFARLLGLPLTGVPGFEPDREYPGRDRQYPAANLNQEVANFCDKLTEELEADFRREAISPEVLHEMRIGSNGRYLVYPYFQANGSCYAARCVHPEREDDSFWYGDEHFYGPEFQLFNAEEIDRCENGCLFVVEGERNLLVLRQLGFPGIAVPGAAVLDELDPARLQWVNTIFLLMRNNVESEAMARSFATRCGFKVRILRWPEGAARDLDLCQMAAENPAAVGKRVALMIRSARAFSPFPSPELEFHRFQEQLVREGGESYRKLHTGFARLDAAIGGVHGINILGGTPKAGKSTFFIQVASDMALRHIPVIYYDFENGRQKIYLRILARLARLRTDQIRLGDMDDAGRSRYDQAVQRLEACLRWLRVVNDRKLSPEIMRRHIDFIRNETRADYTVVVVDSLHKLPFKDISQKRSGIDGWLRQLEAIRDELGAGFLVISELERKDGQFEQHPQLGSFKGSGDIGYSADNAMVLSTRWDPFADEEPDSRVNELWLVASREHPPGRVAEYRLDYPFWGFIEQEHGK; from the coding sequence ATGAGTACCTCTGAGGCCATTGGCCGCTTCTATCAAGCCCATTTGCCGGGCGCTGCTCTGCACAACAAGATTCTGCGCGCGCCCTGCCCCTTTTGCGCCACTCAGGCCGGAAACCGGGAGGCGGGCGAACTCGTGGTGCTGCTCAACCAGGACAGCTTTTTTTACGGCCACTTCCGCTGCAGCAGGCGCTGCGTGCCGGGCGGATTTCCGCTGCATTTCGCCCGTCTTCTGGGCCTGCCGCTCACCGGCGTTCCGGGTTTCGAGCCGGATCGTGAATACCCGGGCCGCGACCGGCAGTATCCGGCTGCCAATCTCAATCAGGAAGTGGCGAATTTTTGCGACAAACTGACCGAAGAGCTGGAGGCGGATTTCCGGCGCGAGGCCATTTCGCCCGAGGTCCTGCACGAAATGCGCATCGGGTCCAATGGCCGCTATCTGGTGTATCCCTACTTTCAGGCCAACGGCAGTTGTTATGCCGCCCGCTGTGTGCATCCCGAGCGGGAAGACGACAGCTTCTGGTACGGGGACGAGCACTTTTACGGCCCGGAATTTCAGCTTTTTAATGCCGAGGAAATTGACCGCTGCGAAAACGGCTGCCTCTTTGTGGTGGAAGGCGAGCGCAATCTGCTGGTGCTGCGGCAGTTGGGTTTTCCGGGTATTGCGGTGCCCGGGGCCGCGGTGCTGGACGAGCTCGACCCGGCGCGACTCCAGTGGGTGAACACCATCTTTCTTTTGATGCGCAACAACGTGGAATCTGAAGCCATGGCCCGCAGTTTCGCCACCCGCTGCGGCTTCAAGGTGCGCATCCTGCGCTGGCCCGAAGGCGCGGCCCGCGACCTGGACCTCTGCCAGATGGCGGCGGAAAATCCGGCGGCAGTGGGCAAAAGGGTGGCGCTCATGATCCGCTCGGCCAGGGCCTTTTCACCTTTTCCCAGCCCGGAACTCGAGTTTCACCGCTTTCAGGAGCAGCTCGTGCGGGAAGGCGGCGAGAGCTACCGAAAGCTTCACACCGGTTTTGCCAGGCTGGACGCGGCCATTGGCGGTGTGCATGGCATCAACATTCTGGGCGGCACGCCCAAGGCCGGCAAATCCACCTTCTTCATTCAGGTGGCCTCGGACATGGCCCTGCGCCACATCCCGGTGATTTACTATGACTTTGAAAACGGCCGGCAGAAGATTTACCTGCGCATTCTGGCACGACTGGCGCGGCTGCGCACCGATCAGATCCGGCTGGGCGACATGGACGATGCGGGCCGCAGCCGCTATGACCAGGCGGTGCAGCGCCTTGAAGCATGCCTGCGCTGGCTCAGGGTGGTGAACGACCGCAAGCTCTCGCCCGAAATCATGCGGCGGCACATCGATTTCATCCGCAACGAAACCCGGGCCGACTACACGGTGGTGGTTGTGGACAGCCTGCACAAGCTGCCCTTCAAGGATATCTCGCAGAAGCGTTCCGGCATTGACGGCTGGCTCCGCCAGCTCGAGGCCATCCGCGACGAGCTGGGCGCCGGCTTTCTGGTGATTTCCGAACTGGAGCGCAAGGACGGCCAGTTCGAGCAGCATCCGCAACTGGGCTCCTTCAAGGGTTCGGGCGACATCGGCTATTCGGCGGACAACGCGATGGTTTTGAGTACCCGGTGGGACCCCTTTGCGGACGAGGAGCCGGACAGCCGCGTCAACGAGCTATGGCTGGTCGCCAGCCGCGAGCACCCCCCGGGCAGGGTGGCGGAGTACAGGCTGGATTACCCGTTTTGGGGCTTTATCGAGCAGGAGCACGGAAAATGA
- a CDS encoding transposase has protein sequence MKMLQLEQCNNNFYTSHSGLAQNGARITCPLKNSLGKAISEPGHKGRLRWHGDRAAREAVYGNRKRISSGTGKALMRARGERVERSFAHCLDRGGMRRVHLRGLANVEKRYIIHIAGFNLGILLRALFDFGSPRGWADAGAGLIFVRIDELSLLILVIWLPNAADTPDCVMMVISRWHN, from the coding sequence ATGAAGATGCTGCAACTTGAGCAATGCAACAACAACTTCTATACCAGTCACTCCGGTCTGGCCCAGAACGGTGCACGCATTACCTGCCCGTTGAAAAACTCTCTAGGCAAGGCGATCAGTGAACCTGGACACAAGGGGCGATTGCGCTGGCATGGGGATAGGGCGGCCCGGGAAGCGGTGTACGGGAACAGGAAGCGGATCAGTTCCGGTACGGGCAAGGCGCTGATGCGGGCGCGGGGCGAACGGGTAGAGCGCAGTTTTGCCCACTGTCTTGACCGGGGCGGCATGCGGCGGGTGCATCTTCGCGGGCTGGCCAATGTGGAGAAGCGCTACATCATCCACATTGCCGGCTTCAATTTGGGGATTCTGCTGCGGGCCTTGTTTGATTTTGGCAGCCCCAGGGGCTGGGCCGATGCTGGAGCAGGGCTGATTTTTGTCCGAATTGATGAGCTGAGCCTGCTCATATTGGTCATTTGGCTGCCGAATGCGGCTGATACTCCAGATTGTGTCATGATGGTCATTTCGAGATGGCACAACTGA
- a CDS encoding IS5 family transposase (programmed frameshift): MSQLFYLSAEQLERIKPFFPRSHGIPRVDDRKVISGIIYVIKHGLQWKDAPREYGPYKTLYNRFLRWSQMGIFNNIFTELAKTAGQDGQVMIDATHLKAHRTAASLLKKGLFSRCIGRTKGGLNSKLHALCDGHGRPLAMKLTAGQVSDYKGAALLMDAIDALPEARALLADRGYDADWFRDALRARGITPCIPPRRSRKRPCSYDQNLYKQRHKIEIMFGRIKDWRRIAMRYDRCAHTFFSALCLAASVIFYLD, translated from the exons ATGAGCCAACTTTTCTACCTTTCTGCCGAACAACTCGAACGTATCAAGCCCTTCTTCCCACGTTCACATGGTATTCCGCGGGTCGATGACCGGAAAGTCATCAGCGGCATCATTTATGTCATCAAGCATGGCCTGCAGTGGAAAGATGCGCCGCGCGAGTATGGCCCGTACAAGACGCTCTACAATCGTTTTTTGCGCTGGAGCCAGATGGGCATCTTCAACAACATTTTTACCGAATTGGCAAAAACAGCGGGACAGGATGGCCAGGTGATGATCGATGCGACCCACCTCAAGGCGCATCGTACCGCCGCCAGTTTGCTCAAAAAAGGGCTCT TTTCCCGCTGCATCGGCCGCACAAAGGGCGGGCTGAACTCCAAACTCCATGCCCTTTGCGACGGCCACGGCAGGCCCCTGGCCATGAAGCTCACGGCAGGCCAGGTAAGCGACTACAAAGGAGCCGCCCTGCTTATGGATGCCATAGATGCTTTGCCCGAGGCCAGGGCGCTGCTGGCGGACCGTGGTTATGACGCCGACTGGTTCCGTGATGCCCTGCGTGCCAGAGGCATTACGCCCTGCATCCCGCCCAGAAGGAGCCGGAAGCGACCCTGCTCGTACGATCAAAATCTGTATAAACAGCGGCACAAGATCGAGATCATGTTTGGCAGGATCAAGGACTGGCGGAGAATAGCCATGCGTTATGACCGCTGCGCACATACCTTCTTTTCAGCTCTATGCCTCGCGGCTTCCGTCATATTCTATCTCGATTAA
- a CDS encoding histidinol phosphate phosphatase domain-containing protein, with the protein MIDLHTHSLFSDGALMPSEHVRRVEVLGYEAIAITDHADDSNIGTLIPNLLRVAKALNACNKTRLIVGVELTHVPPSHIAELTAESRRLGAQIVVVHGETPVEPVAPGTNRAALEAGVDLLAHPGFITLDEARLAAEQGVLLELSSRGGHSLTNGHVAKMARAAGALLSVDSDAHEPEDFLSAAMAERVALGAGLSMEEYQQVRENMRAVAARAAAI; encoded by the coding sequence ATGATTGATCTACATACCCACAGCCTTTTCAGTGACGGCGCCCTGATGCCCTCCGAGCATGTGCGCCGGGTCGAAGTGCTGGGCTACGAGGCCATCGCCATTACCGATCATGCGGATGACTCAAATATCGGCACCCTGATTCCCAACCTTCTGCGTGTGGCCAAGGCGCTGAACGCCTGCAATAAAACCAGACTGATCGTGGGGGTGGAGCTGACCCACGTGCCTCCGTCGCATATCGCCGAGCTGACGGCCGAAAGCCGCCGGCTGGGCGCTCAGATCGTGGTGGTGCACGGCGAAACGCCGGTGGAGCCCGTGGCGCCCGGCACGAACCGGGCCGCACTGGAGGCCGGCGTGGATCTGCTGGCCCATCCAGGCTTCATCACGCTGGATGAGGCCAGGCTGGCAGCGGAACAGGGCGTTTTACTGGAACTGTCCTCCCGGGGCGGCCACAGTCTGACCAACGGCCATGTGGCAAAGATGGCCAGGGCTGCCGGCGCGCTTTTGAGCGTGGATTCCGACGCCCATGAGCCGGAGGATTTTCTGAGCGCGGCAATGGCGGAAAGAGTTGCCCTGGGCGCGGGGCTGAGCATGGAGGAGTATCAGCAGGTTCGGGAGAATATGCGGGCTGTTGCGGCACGGGCGGCAGCGATATAA
- a CDS encoding IS30 family transposase yields MEADLVCAFRGQAALLSCKERTNRFLVLAKAQNKTAAASGEELVPHLYEIPPDLRQSLTLDNDSEMAWFRELERASGLRAYLCRPHSPWQRGTSENEGDLLRQYLPRGISLHKITEELLKNAAERLNKRPRRCLTYQTTAEVFFNLALTAAFAS; encoded by the coding sequence GTGGAGGCGGATCTGGTCTGCGCCTTCAGGGGTCAGGCAGCTCTGCTCAGTTGCAAGGAGCGCACAAATCGCTTTCTGGTGCTGGCCAAGGCCCAAAACAAAACGGCCGCCGCCTCGGGCGAGGAGCTTGTTCCGCATTTGTACGAGATACCACCAGACCTGCGGCAGAGTTTGACGCTTGATAATGACTCGGAAATGGCCTGGTTCAGGGAGCTGGAGCGGGCAAGCGGCCTGCGCGCGTACCTTTGCAGGCCGCATTCGCCCTGGCAGCGCGGCACCAGCGAGAATGAGGGTGACCTGTTGCGACAGTACCTCCCAAGGGGCATCAGCTTGCACAAGATCACGGAAGAACTGCTCAAAAACGCAGCAGAACGGCTGAATAAGCGGCCTCGCAGATGTTTAACCTACCAGACTACCGCTGAGGTTTTTTTTAACCTTGCCCTCACTGCTGCATTTGCAAGTTGA
- the cobI gene encoding precorrin-2 C(20)-methyltransferase produces MSTTQKGTLFLVGVGPGDPELVTVKALRILAASPVWAAPLARHSSRGESTALAIAQAALPEARPEILHLEFAMKPVHLGRKTDPEQLAVWRAAADAVLARLDAGRDVAFPTLGDVGLYSTAFYLLTLIKDERPEVTVRIVPGITAMSACSAGQMRPLALGDDIFAVVPAAFEDERLRDILTRLDAVVLMKVHRRFDALLDLLEELGLVEQSVLVECAGLPEERVYTDIRVARGRKLHYFSTLLIRRKQTLVQQ; encoded by the coding sequence ATGAGCACAACACAAAAAGGCACGCTTTTTTTGGTGGGTGTCGGCCCCGGCGACCCGGAACTGGTCACGGTCAAGGCCCTGCGCATTTTGGCCGCATCCCCGGTCTGGGCCGCACCACTGGCCCGGCACAGCAGCAGGGGCGAGAGCACGGCGCTCGCCATTGCGCAGGCGGCCTTGCCCGAGGCCAGGCCGGAAATTCTCCACCTGGAATTTGCCATGAAGCCGGTGCATCTCGGCCGGAAGACCGATCCGGAGCAGTTGGCCGTCTGGCGGGCGGCTGCCGACGCGGTCCTGGCCCGGCTGGATGCGGGTCGGGATGTGGCCTTTCCCACCCTTGGCGATGTGGGTCTCTACTCCACGGCCTTTTATCTGCTGACGCTCATCAAAGACGAACGCCCCGAAGTGACGGTCCGCATCGTGCCGGGCATCACGGCCATGTCCGCCTGCTCGGCCGGGCAGATGCGGCCGCTGGCGCTCGGCGACGACATCTTTGCCGTGGTGCCCGCAGCCTTTGAGGACGAACGCCTGCGCGACATTCTCACCCGGCTCGACGCCGTGGTGCTGATGAAGGTGCACCGGCGCTTCGACGCGCTGCTGGATCTTTTGGAGGAGCTGGGCCTGGTGGAGCAGTCGGTTCTGGTCGAATGCGCGGGCCTGCCGGAGGAGCGGGTGTATACGGATATCCGGGTTGCGCGGGGCCGGAAACTCCACTATTTTTCCACGCTCCTGATACGCAGAAAACAGACTCTGGTGCAACAATGA
- a CDS encoding twin-arginine translocation signal domain-containing protein, which yields MSITRRDFIRYSTLTAAALATGTLGKDALAAEENAKAGNHHEWTVTQYNDESGRQGMFYTIQRKIDGQMIVIDGGNKENTEQVRNVIVNGGGHVAHWFLTHYHGDHVDAFNEIFADPQGINIDNIYATPLDPDVFAQVKKYWDTPESFIKFREITKGRENIHFLKRNQTLNIDNLRIDVLNAYDDIVYQYGSGDIPNNCSLMLKISGKMKSMLFCGDTHTDSLGAYLVQAYGKQLHADYVQTGHHGNASFPYSFYEVVAPTVALFDAPEWLMTGEKYTASVLKAQFAQDNVKVYDFTTAPNRLKLS from the coding sequence ATGAGCATCACAAGGCGTGATTTTATCAGGTATTCGACTCTGACGGCAGCAGCCCTTGCCACAGGGACACTGGGCAAGGACGCTCTTGCAGCCGAAGAAAATGCAAAAGCAGGAAATCATCACGAGTGGACCGTAACACAGTACAATGACGAAAGTGGCCGTCAAGGAATGTTTTATACAATACAGCGTAAAATTGATGGGCAGATGATAGTCATTGATGGGGGTAACAAAGAAAATACTGAACAGGTAAGAAATGTAATTGTTAATGGCGGCGGACATGTAGCGCATTGGTTCTTAACACATTATCATGGCGATCATGTTGATGCATTTAATGAAATATTTGCAGATCCCCAGGGGATAAATATTGACAATATCTATGCTACCCCCCTTGACCCTGATGTTTTTGCACAGGTAAAAAAGTATTGGGATACACCGGAATCATTTATAAAATTTAGAGAAATTACAAAAGGCAGAGAAAATATCCATTTTCTCAAACGTAATCAAACTTTGAATATCGATAATCTTCGCATCGATGTATTGAATGCTTATGATGATATTGTTTATCAATACGGGAGTGGCGACATACCTAATAACTGTTCGTTAATGTTAAAGATATCAGGAAAAATGAAAAGTATGCTCTTCTGTGGTGATACTCATACGGATTCGCTGGGGGCATACTTAGTGCAGGCATATGGCAAACAGTTGCACGCTGACTATGTGCAAACTGGGCACCATGGCAATGCCTCATTCCCCTATTCATTTTACGAGGTGGTAGCACCAACTGTTGCCTTGTTTGATGCGCCTGAATGGCTCATGACCGGAGAGAAATATACAGCCAGCGTCTTGAAAGCCCAGTTTGCACAGGACAATGTAAAAGTCTATGACTTTACCACCGCGCCAAACAGGCTGAAACTCTCCTAA
- the cobM gene encoding precorrin-4 C(11)-methyltransferase — MKTEKIWFVGAGPGDPELLTLKGRRLLDGADLVVYAGSLVNPALLAGIRAECHDSAGLTLAEIMALMIPACRAGKQVVRLHTGDPAMYGAVREQMQWLARERIACEVVPGVSSAFAAAAAVQAELTVPEMTQTVILTRQEGRTPVPERESLQRLAAIGASMCIFLSVGLMDSVVADLLAGGVYTHATPVAVVARASWPDERILRGTLGDIAEKVAAAGISKTAMILVGPALGSAETASRLYAADFSHGCRG; from the coding sequence ATGAAGACAGAGAAAATCTGGTTTGTGGGCGCAGGCCCCGGAGACCCTGAGCTCCTGACCCTGAAGGGGCGGCGTCTTCTGGACGGGGCGGATCTGGTGGTGTATGCCGGTTCCCTGGTCAATCCAGCTCTCCTGGCAGGCATCCGGGCCGAATGTCATGACAGCGCGGGCCTGACCCTAGCGGAAATTATGGCACTGATGATTCCGGCCTGCCGGGCGGGGAAACAGGTGGTACGGCTGCACACCGGGGACCCGGCCATGTACGGGGCCGTTCGCGAGCAGATGCAATGGCTCGCCCGCGAGCGCATTGCCTGCGAGGTGGTGCCGGGAGTGAGTTCCGCCTTTGCGGCCGCAGCGGCGGTGCAGGCCGAACTGACCGTGCCGGAGATGACCCAGACCGTGATCCTCACCCGGCAGGAGGGCCGCACCCCGGTGCCGGAAAGGGAATCCCTGCAGAGGCTTGCCGCCATCGGGGCCAGCATGTGCATTTTCCTGAGCGTGGGTCTGATGGATTCCGTGGTCGCGGATCTGCTGGCAGGCGGCGTCTACACGCACGCCACCCCGGTCGCGGTGGTGGCCAGGGCTTCCTGGCCGGACGAGCGCATTCTGCGCGGCACGCTTGGGGATATTGCCGAAAAGGTGGCGGCTGCCGGCATCAGCAAGACCGCGATGATTCTGGTCGGCCCTGCCCTGGGCAGCGCGGAAACCGCAAGCCGCCTTTATGCCGCGGACTTTTCCCATGGCTGCCGCGGCTGA
- the cobJ gene encoding precorrin-3B C(17)-methyltransferase: MSTETKKTGVVRVLGIGPGAADLMAPRALAALQTADTIIGYKAYLEQAKDSLNPAAELLSSSMMQEMDRCGRALELADGGHEVALVCGGDPGIYAMAGLVFELAKAKGCHCAIEIIPGIAALNACAAILGAPLMHDFAAVSLSDLLTPWDLIARRLEAAASADFVTVIYNPKSKKRTSQIERVRDIFLRHRKAETPVGLVTAASRENESVHLATIASMLEADIGMQSTLIIGNSQTFIWQNRMITPRGYASKYGMQSG, encoded by the coding sequence ATGAGCACAGAAACGAAAAAAACGGGCGTGGTCCGGGTGCTGGGCATCGGGCCGGGCGCCGCCGATCTGATGGCCCCGCGCGCCCTTGCGGCACTCCAAACAGCCGATACCATCATCGGTTACAAGGCCTATCTGGAGCAGGCCAAAGACAGCCTGAATCCGGCGGCAGAGCTGCTGTCCTCCAGCATGATGCAGGAGATGGACCGCTGCGGCAGGGCGCTGGAGCTGGCGGACGGGGGCCACGAGGTGGCGCTGGTCTGCGGCGGCGACCCGGGCATTTACGCGATGGCCGGGCTGGTCTTTGAACTGGCGAAGGCCAAGGGGTGCCACTGCGCCATTGAAATCATCCCGGGCATTGCCGCGCTGAACGCCTGCGCCGCCATCCTGGGCGCGCCGCTCATGCACGACTTCGCGGCCGTGAGCCTTTCCGATTTGCTGACGCCCTGGGACCTGATCGCAAGGCGGCTGGAAGCCGCGGCCAGTGCGGATTTTGTGACCGTGATCTACAACCCGAAATCCAAAAAACGCACGAGCCAGATCGAACGGGTCAGGGACATTTTCCTGCGCCACCGCAAGGCGGAAACCCCGGTCGGTCTGGTCACCGCAGCCAGCCGGGAAAACGAGAGCGTGCACCTGGCCACCATAGCCAGCATGCTGGAGGCTGACATCGGCATGCAGAGCACGCTCATCATCGGCAATTCCCAGACCTTTATCTGGCAGAACCGCATGATCACGCCCAGGGGCTATGCGAGCAAATACGGCATGCAGAGCGGCTGA
- a CDS encoding cobalt-precorrin 5A hydrolase, with translation MAAAAEHIAILALTSGALALGEKLAAALPARLVACRGRVRAAFETCWQECGALVCIMASGIVVRQIAPLLADKYRDPAVLVLDERGRFVIALLSGHIGGANALARRVAALTGGQAVLTTSSDVQGLTALDLWCQARQLVPASKAALTHAMGLLADRGSLRLWCEPGLEGFCDDSAGAETQMPEPRLQAERRKMRGLPPDLHPVDRREDADLLLSCHREALGLAALLHPRALCIGLGCNRGTPRAEIAAAVAETLARHHLAGQAVAGLASIDLKADETGLLDFAEHERLPLVFFSRELLNAVPAASSSDAVFRATGAYAVAEPAALLAAGPGAVLLVPKTKWPNVTVAVARKPRPTPQPGNEKP, from the coding sequence ATGGCTGCCGCGGCTGAACACATTGCCATTCTGGCGCTGACCAGCGGGGCCCTGGCCCTGGGCGAAAAGCTCGCCGCCGCGCTCCCGGCCCGGCTCGTGGCCTGCAGGGGTCGTGTGCGTGCAGCCTTTGAGACATGCTGGCAGGAATGCGGCGCACTGGTCTGCATCATGGCAAGCGGCATTGTGGTGCGTCAGATTGCGCCGCTGCTTGCCGACAAGTACCGGGACCCGGCGGTTCTGGTGCTGGACGAGCGGGGCCGCTTCGTGATCGCCCTGCTGTCCGGCCATATCGGCGGCGCCAATGCCCTGGCCCGGCGCGTGGCAGCGCTCACCGGCGGGCAGGCGGTGCTGACCACCTCCTCCGACGTGCAGGGCCTGACCGCACTCGACCTCTGGTGCCAGGCGCGGCAGCTTGTGCCCGCCAGCAAGGCCGCCCTGACCCATGCCATGGGGCTTCTGGCCGATCGGGGCAGTCTGCGGCTCTGGTGCGAACCCGGGCTGGAGGGCTTTTGCGATGACAGTGCAGGTGCAGAAACGCAGATGCCCGAACCCCGTCTGCAGGCAGAGCGCCGGAAGATGCGGGGGCTGCCGCCTGACCTGCATCCGGTGGACAGGCGGGAAGACGCCGACCTACTGCTCAGTTGCCACCGCGAAGCGCTGGGCCTGGCCGCCCTGCTCCACCCCAGGGCGCTCTGTATCGGCCTGGGCTGCAACCGGGGCACGCCCCGGGCGGAAATTGCGGCGGCAGTGGCCGAAACCCTGGCCCGCCACCATCTGGCAGGGCAGGCCGTAGCCGGGCTCGCCAGCATTGACCTGAAGGCCGACGAGACGGGACTGCTGGACTTTGCCGAACATGAGCGGCTGCCGCTCGTCTTTTTCAGTCGCGAGCTGCTGAATGCGGTTCCGGCCGCCTCTTCATCCGATGCGGTTTTCCGGGCCACCGGCGCCTATGCGGTGGCCGAACCGGCGGCGCTTTTGGCCGCAGGGCCGGGCGCCGTGCTGCTGGTGCCCAAAACGAAATGGCCGAATGTCACCGTGGCCGTGGCCCGCAAGCCGCGGCCTACTCCTCAACCGGGAAACGAAAAGCCATGA
- a CDS encoding MFS transporter translates to MNRHFYPRMLTTAALAWHRLGKADFPRHVLVLEYNTPNTLPAVLIKMTPWTATEVQESLDYLNRAPLKWERTPSMPSPLITRQHPYESAFRCGEQSISELSLLFGTYGQKSLPYPITVRFSVDGSEQSAEFQLDGRHVRDNAMVRFPLDAPWQDVWGKQIRVSVRTENDAPEQGFSVWQNPGRRPVTTLRPLSEELFSIAFNPLDLEHNRVPAALLAQPFPKTLAAQADFRLDPVFDNQPFFNMVRKTTRALTVGQSPFLDSGTAQVLNAQLLPVLSKDIVGFFVVGSVSVLFAALFIFLPLHRTKRGEKSWPAMSWFLLYFSCLGAGFIMIELTLIQLCTRLIGHPAYTYAAVLFALLVSAAIGSFISKKMLASHPGRWPWIFVALVLYGAIFLACHQAVFTHLLQYTLPLRWIAATLVIFPLGLFMGMPFPLGIATLGRIYSGGIAWAWGMNGFFTVLGGFLSLVCAFFLGFKMTVMIALGIYCLALIAYAVIAGIDRQATKLAPVYKHQTAGAEKGLFEP, encoded by the coding sequence ATGAACCGGCATTTTTACCCACGCATGCTGACCACTGCGGCCCTGGCCTGGCATCGTCTAGGGAAAGCTGATTTTCCCAGGCACGTGCTGGTTCTTGAGTATAACACCCCCAACACTCTGCCGGCCGTTCTCATCAAAATGACGCCTTGGACTGCCACGGAGGTACAGGAGAGCCTGGACTATCTGAACCGGGCACCGCTGAAGTGGGAACGTACGCCTTCTATGCCTTCGCCGCTCATTACCCGGCAGCATCCATACGAAAGCGCCTTTCGTTGCGGTGAACAGAGCATAAGCGAATTGTCTCTGCTCTTCGGTACCTATGGGCAAAAAAGCCTGCCTTATCCGATAACTGTGCGCTTTTCAGTGGATGGAAGCGAACAAAGCGCAGAGTTTCAACTTGATGGCCGGCACGTTCGCGACAACGCTATGGTACGCTTTCCGCTGGATGCCCCGTGGCAGGATGTGTGGGGCAAACAGATTCGGGTCAGTGTCCGGACAGAAAACGATGCCCCGGAACAAGGCTTTTCCGTTTGGCAGAACCCGGGGAGGCGACCCGTAACCACACTCAGACCCTTATCCGAAGAACTTTTCAGCATTGCCTTCAACCCGCTTGATCTGGAACACAACCGGGTGCCAGCCGCCTTGTTAGCGCAACCCTTTCCCAAAACTTTGGCCGCTCAGGCCGATTTCAGACTGGATCCGGTGTTTGATAACCAGCCTTTTTTCAACATGGTCAGAAAAACCACGCGCGCTCTCACGGTCGGACAGTCCCCCTTTCTGGACAGCGGCACAGCACAGGTGCTGAATGCCCAGCTTTTACCCGTACTGTCCAAGGATATTGTCGGTTTCTTTGTGGTAGGCAGTGTTTCTGTGCTGTTTGCGGCATTGTTCATCTTTCTGCCCCTGCACCGGACCAAAAGGGGTGAGAAAAGCTGGCCGGCTATGTCTTGGTTTCTGCTTTATTTCTCGTGCCTGGGCGCTGGTTTCATCATGATAGAATTGACGCTGATCCAGTTGTGCACCCGGTTGATTGGTCATCCCGCCTATACCTATGCAGCCGTGCTGTTTGCCCTTTTGGTTTCTGCTGCCATTGGGTCGTTTATATCCAAAAAAATGCTGGCCAGCCATCCCGGCAGATGGCCATGGATCTTTGTGGCCTTGGTGCTGTACGGAGCCATTTTTCTGGCCTGCCATCAGGCCGTCTTTACCCACCTGCTCCAGTACACACTGCCGCTGCGCTGGATCGCCGCTACCCTGGTCATTTTCCCGCTGGGCCTTTTCATGGGCATGCCCTTTCCGCTGGGCATTGCGACGCTCGGCCGGATTTATTCCGGCGGCATTGCCTGGGCCTGGGGCATGAACGGCTTTTTTACGGTACTTGGCGGCTTCCTGAGTCTGGTGTGTGCCTTTTTTCTGGGCTTCAAGATGACGGTGATGATTGCCTTGGGCATCTACTGTCTGGCCCTTATAGCCTACGCTGTGATTGCCGGTATCGACCGCCAGGCAACAAAGTTAGCGCCTGTCTACAAGCATCAGACTGCCGGAGCGGAGAAAGGGCTCTTTGAGCCTTGA